The Cotesia glomerata isolate CgM1 linkage group LG7, MPM_Cglom_v2.3, whole genome shotgun sequence genome segment TCAGGATTCATCTGCAGATCAAGTTAGTATCAAAAGTCAGCCAATTTTTTCTCAGTCTTCATCCACTACTGTTTCATCCGTATCATCATCTGAAGATCCTTCATAtgttattgaagaaaaaatggaAGAAGAGTTAGAATTTGTGGAGTTGGGTTTTCCCCGAATCATATCGACACATAAATACTGTTGCCTTTGTGGATTATCAGAAAATATTACAATTGTTCCATTTGAAGCACGCAAACAAGTATTTTCGAAAAGACGACTCTTTATTCCTGAAGGAAATCGGTGTTGTAAAGATCACATTATAAAAAAGCGGTTTTATGATGaagaaattaacaattttcggATTTATTCGAATACCAGTGTATTTGAAGTTCgtgatttggaaaaattacttGGGCAGCTGGCTATTGGCACTGATTCGtctataattgataaaattggaGATCACTCGTTTCCAGAAAAACAGTTGGAGGTATTTACGAGCCTTACCtgggaaaaattgataaaacttcGTGAAATGTTAACGTCGATGAGAAAATCAGTGAATCGTAATGTCATTCAAGCTctcgttatttttttattcaaattacgAACAGGAAATTCAAATGCAGTGATATCTTCCATTTTTGGTTTAGCTCGGGAACAAATGGTATCCGACTACTGTGATGAAGTAATATCTTCATTTGAAAAAGATGTTTTACCTCAGTATTTCGGAATCGATGCTATTAGTAGGGAGACATTACTCGCCAATACCTCTAATACTGCTAAAGTGCTGTATCAAGTGAAAGATCACCAGTTGATATTCATTTGCGATGGAACATATATTCGTCATCAAAAAAGTGCAAATAACGAATACCAGAGGAAATCATATTCTGGTCAAAAGAAAGTTCCTCTGTGCAAACCATTCACGATATGTACTACAAATGGTTTCGTTATAGATATGCTCGGGCCATATACAGCTAATATGAACGATGCTGAGATTATGAGAATCATCTTAAGTGATCCCAATGGTCTGATCAAGTTGCTGAAAAAAGGTGACATTATTGTAGTTGATCGTGGCTTCCGGGATGTGATAGTATATTTAGAAGAATTGGGGTTTGAAGTGCTAATGCCTGCTCTCAAAGGAAAACGCAATCAACTGACCACAGATGAATCAAATGAATCCCGTTTTGTTACCAAAATCCGTTGGGTTGTTGAAGCAGTACATGGAGATATTAAGCAGAAGTTTAGGATTTTAGATCATAAACTAGACAATAAATTGCTTCCAAAAACTGGTGTTTTTTGTCGAATCGCTTGTTTTCTGCACAATGAATTTGGTAAGAGACTTGATTCTGATCTCGAtctttctgaaaaaattattgccgCCATGAACTCAAAAAAGTATCAAGATAATACCTTAGCCTCAGAAGTAGAGACTAATCGTTGGGCAAGAAGAAAAGTTCCTTTTGCAACAATAACTTCAGATATGTTAACTGATTTTCCTGAATTAACGGAACAAGAACTCAAAATTCTATTCACGGGATCATATCAAATGTCTCAAGCTGTATCGTATTTAGCTGAAATGATGGATGAAAACGGAACGAtaatactttattatttaaaaattacacctaatattataaaattcaaagtcAGATCTCGACATATTAATTCGAAGACATATCATTGTTTTGTTGAATATCAATCAGATAAgaacgatatctctggaataACTCGATATTGTTGTGATTGTGCAAATGGTAGACGTACTGTTGGATGTTGCTCACACATTGCTGCTATTATATACTATTTATCTCACGCCCGATACTTAGCGAAAATCGTAAAACCAGCTGAGATACTTAGTCGTCTgtttattgatgaaaaaatcagTGTCGTCGTGAATGAAGACAGTGATGAAGACTAGcctaattgttattttgattaaaatttttattttttctgtatcaaaattcaaaatatttcccaatagtatgaaaaaatatataagtattaACTTTAAGTGTCTTTTGAATCAATAATAACCCTTCTAATCATTTTAACCTACTGAATCTTTCTGTTTATCTTttgaaaagatattttttggtaaaaataaaattttctacgtaTTTAtgtgtactaaaaaaaatgtaagtttGTTAAAACgcaagattttgaaaaaaaaatgagtttttaattttttttgaattgttccaccatttctaaaaattcaaaaaaattcctgagTATAGAGGAGTATAAAAGACATTTTCTGACGAATTTTGGTGAGTGACATATTTCAAAaaggctgaaaaaaaaaaaaaaaataattttcttttctctgTTAAAAATCGGTTTTCTATTTGAGAATCATGAtcatatgattttttcatgttttgGACTCGTaagaattaggaaaaaaatcatcattaatcaattccgaattttactataaaaataaaaataattttgaaaaaacaggtttttttgaaattctcgAATACCGTTTGAGTTAAAGAGCTAAAAATTGGtgtgaattattttcattcgaTACCAAATCGACCCCCTAAGTATGAGTCAAAAAAGCCATGGGGGCAGAATTCCCATATTAATCCGGCTATGCCCTTTACCGGAATTTGGATCATACTGTTTGATATTAAGGTGATATTCATCTTGTCCTTGCCAAAATATCAATGGATATTGTAGTGCGTCATATGAACGGTGTAGATCCGAAATCGTACTGACAGTGTTGTCTCGCcgtgtaatttttatagatcTTTTGTCAACTGGAATACCAACCATGATAACAGCAACCTCATCAACAGTTGGAGCGTTGAATCTACCAGCACGTTCACCTAATGGTACTTTGTCGGCTTTTATGACGATTTGATAATTGTCATTTTGCAGTCGTGGCGAAACTCTTTTGATCAATTGAATTAGTTGATTGTGatcttctaaaaaattttccaataataTCACAATTGCTCTTTCCTCTGCttgttcaataaaattatacaggCACCGAGTCGTCACGCGCTCTTCACAATCgcccataaaataaatttgaagaaatttcGGATTGTTATCAGGCATTGGCATCAGTGATCCGATTTTATGGTACACCTGGCCTTGAATTTTGAATGTAGTTTCAAAATTACGTCCATCGGATGCACGATCGCAAATTTTAGTTGCCCCAAATGACGTCATTTGGAAGCAAGAATTAAATTTGCGTATCTtacgcaaaaataatttggaatCATCTGAATTGCCAGTAAGAAGGGATAATAAAGGCTCCGGCGGAGCGGGTAGAGGTGACAGCACAACTTTTCCTGATGCGCAGCACATGCCGGCTGCTTCATTCCGAAATTTCAATGCCTGACAATATTGACATACTTTATCCATTCCACCGATAGCAATTTTTGAATGCGCTGAGTAGTTAATATCTGGTGCATATTCAAAGGCAAGCCGAACGAATGATGCACGTGTTAATGAGCGGCTGATCCGTTGCCTTTGTCGATCTAGTACTCGTACTGTAGCTATGTTTCGTTCTCGTGCCGCTCTTGTTCTCGTAATATTCTGTTGCAGACGTTTGTCACGCTGTTCTTGAGATTCTTGTGCACGACTTTCTGCAGTCCTGATTCTTTGAGCTGCATTTCTTGTTTCGATTTGTTCTGGTAATTGCTGAGCTCTTTCAACACGTTTGCGTCGTGACCCTTTGCTGCTCGCGTTGTTGAGGTTAGATTTTTTCGGTGGCATTtgactgaaaataataatttaatcgttTAAATATTAGAAAGAGGAACTGAAAAACATGTTATCATAGcacattgaaataataagtgcaaaataattttcaatggaggttaaataaaaataatataaaaatttttgtacaattattgaaaaagtgTGGGGAGCTTTGTGCCATTTTCTCATtgatatattaattaacttttataaaactatGTGATATTACTTACAtgtataaattgaaattattgttcCTGTGCTCCTACTGTGGCTATGTCTCGTTCTCCTGCTGCTCTTGTTCTTATGATATTCTCTTGAAGACGTTCGTTACACTGTTCTTGAGATTCTTGTGCATGACCTTCTGCTGTCCTGATTCTTTGAGCTGGATTTCTTGATTCAATTTGTTCTGCCAACTGATGGGCTCTTTTAATACGTTTGCGTCGTGTCTCTCTGGTGCTCGCGTTGTTGAGGTTAGATTTTTTCCGTGGCATTtgactgaaaataataaattaatcgttcaaatatgagaaaaaaaaaattgaaaatcattctaattaacttttataattatgtgataATACTGACATgtacatatttaaattatagagtttaaataataatttcaataagaaTTGAAATACTAATTTAATCGtttaaatataagaaaaaaaatctgaaaaacttGTTATCATAGcacattgaaataataagtgctaaatattttttaatagaggttaaataaaaacaataaaaaaaaatatttgtacaaCTATTGAAAAAGTGTAGGAAATTGTGTATCATTTTTGCattgacattttaattaaattttataattatgtgataatacttacatacatatattcaaattaaattataaagttttgATCAATGAAGcacaaataagtaaaaaacaGGATTAATTTTACTGTATTATCTTCATTATAATATGAATGCAATTTACACTTCAGTCTAAGTAACACGTGGCCGGCTATGCTAacaccaaaaatttaaaaagtggaaataattgaattatacGATATTTCGTTcactacaaaataaatttaattaattttatagcgTCAATAACACGTGGTAATTATGCTGTTAAAATGTAGCTTATATGACACGTTCGTAGATTTACCATAGCAGCGCCATCTATTGGTTACTTACTCAACCCAGTCGAAAGGTATCGACATCTGTTAGAATCATTTGGAGTTAACAGATAATTGTGACTGTCAAATAATAACAGAcaaataattagcaataaattaaaattgcgaCTATAATTTGAGATTTAAACTATCCTATCTCTCAAGTTGGATCGAACTGCACATGGTgtgcaaattttattataatcggTTAAGTGGTTTAGGAGTCCATTGAAGACAaacattgtgacacgagatttatatatattaagatatatatatatatatatatatattaagatatatatatatatatatatatatattaagatatatatgtatatatatatatatatatatatatatatatatatatatatatattataaccaAATTTTCAAGGGGGGGGTATACGGGAACTTAACTAaacttaattctaaaaataaaatctggattatacttcGTTATCTTTCCGATTCCTGGTCTCTAGTCTCGATAAAATAGGGcgccaggtaatttttaatcactaGAATTACCAAACTAATGAACACGGAacgtaaagaatttttattcgctAGGAATTCTCAAACTAGCTAAAACGTAAACTAAATCGAAAATACAGAaaacttaacaaaataaaGACCAAAAATCAGAAAGACAACAGAATACCTCGGGGTCGCTCAGTGTGCTGGTTTGTGGAGAGAGGGGGTGGTTCGGGTAGAGAGGATccataattgtaataattttatacgcaacactaaaaatttatcattaaaacaaaatcggtatttattcaataaaccgTAAACTTAATTAACAAACTTAATCTCAAatccatataaaattattagaacgATATAGCTAACAATATCAACGCTATAGCCAAGCTACAGTACCTTATTCTTATAGAatgaaacaaataaataaataaatcttaatgaCTCGAATAACAATCTCAATTAAATCTATCAACAAAACTctaaattctttataatacaaaaGTTTAATATAAACGAGACTATCCGATATCTCAAGaccaaaaactaaattattaacgctcaaattacaataaataaactaaaatcatACCTGATATAAACAATGCCGATGCTGAGTAACTTTTTATACTAACTTAAATAAACCTCATAACTATATTCATTTCTGTAACGTAAACTAAAATGCAAGAGACTAAACTCTTAACCTGTAGCTGCAATAATACGCACATCCGATCACTTGAAGTGATCAGAGGCGACTCTCCAACTCGACTGTCCTCTACGAGGTCTAAGACTCAACTCTCCTTAACAAAATCTAAAATCCAACTATCTTTAACAAAATCTAAAACTCAAGTATTCTTAAACGTGACTCACTCCCAactaaaatttctatattCAATTAATCCCCATAAACATTTTAATCTCTAAATCAAACAATTGAGGCTCGGAGTACAGATATTCCTTTAGTGGATGGAAACTGACTACTGCTAGGATCGAAACCAGAAACGGAACTCAAAACGTAACTtaaactcaaaattaaaatatcaaaaacgtAACTTAAACGTTACAAAAACTTAACGAAAAACGTAAACGTAAACGTAACTCAAACTGATCCCATATGCTTTCGTCATGTTCCTCTATATTGGAGCGCTGGCGGCTCAACCAGACCTAGGCATTCCACCCGGAAGTCTCAAAGGGTTAGACCAACGTCTCACATCAAACGAAGACGGGTGACTTATAGTCCCGCTCCTCGGTAACGCTGATTTACCCACATACTCTGCAACCTCCAAACTCAATAACTCAAAACTTACAATTCGAAactcaaaactaaaaattcaaaacccacaaactcaaaataactcaataaaacCCATAAATAACTCGACctctatatttttcaaaaacttgaCTCTAAAACTGActctaatttcaaaaatctcaaaagcTCGACTGTAACTGTAACTCTCTAAATTCACAC includes the following:
- the LOC123269503 gene encoding uncharacterized protein LOC123269503: MPPKKSNLNNASSKGSRRKRVERAQQLPEQIETRNAAQRIRTAESRAQESQEQRDKRLQQNITRTRAARERNIATVRVLDRQRQRISRSLTRASFVRLAFEYAPDINYSAHSKIAIGGMDKVCQYCQALKFRNEAAGMCCASGKVVLSPLPAPPEPLLSLLTGNSDDSKLFLRKIRKFNSCFQMTSFGATKICDRASDGRNFETTFKIQGQVYHKIGSLMPMPDNNPKFLQIYFMGDCEERVTTRCLYNFIEQAEERAIVILLENFLEDHNQLIQLIKRVSPRLQNDNYQIVIKADKVPLGERAGRFNAPTVDEVAVIMVGIPVDKRSIKITRRDNTVSTISDLHRSYDALQYPLIFWQGQDEYHLNIKQ